In Pseudomonas fluorescens NCIMB 11764, a single window of DNA contains:
- the uvrA gene encoding excinuclease ABC subunit UvrA: MTSKRTSNPPSGMVRVRGAREHNLKNVDVDIPRDALVVFTGVSGSGKSSLAFSTLYAEAQRRYFESVAPYARRLIDQVGVPDVDSIEGLPPAVALQQQRGTPSTRSSVGSVTTLSSLIRMLYSRAGSYPPGQPMLYAEDFSPNTPQGACPECHGLGRVYEVTEALMVPDPSLTIRQRAVASWPTAWQGQNLRDILVTMGYDVDKPWRDLPKKQRDWILFTEETPTVPVYAGLTPEETRVALKRNMEPSYQGTFTGARRYILHTFSHSQSALMKKRVSQFMLGSPCPVCDGKRLKREALSVTFAGYDIGELSQMPLLQVAEVLKPVAAHSYLEQADVAGEVLTHDQTREAREERVAHGASGHANAPDVRHTPNLSVEKRLAAQRIAQDLLERVSTLTDLGLGYLALERSTPTLSSGELQRLRLATQLGSQLFGVIYVLDEPSAGLHPADGEALFEALQRLKAAGNTLFVVEHDLETMRRADWLIDVGPAAGEHGGRILYSGPPQGLVDVTNSQTRAYLFADQVRQPQTSRKPTDWLRLEGITRNNLSNLSVEFPLGCFTSVTGVSGSGKSSLVSQALLELVGAHLGRGASDSEPEELSLEDDAPQVSGGQVSAGLESIKRLVQVDQKPIGRTPRSNLATYTGLFDNVRKLYAATAEAQAKGYDAGQFSFNVAKGRCPTCEGEGFVSVELLFMPSVYAPCPTCHGARYNPETLAITWQGLNIAQVLQLTVDEAVEVFVEQPGIRRSLEVLRDIGLGYLRLGQPATELSGGEAQRIKLATELQRNQRGATLYVLDEPTTGLHPRDVDRLLEQLNTLVTAGHTVIVVEHEMRVVAQSDWVIDIGPGAGDQGGRIVVAGTPQKVAKNKKSRTAPFLARLLG, encoded by the coding sequence ATGACCTCCAAGCGCACCTCCAATCCTCCTTCCGGCATGGTCAGAGTGCGCGGCGCCCGTGAACACAACCTCAAGAACGTCGACGTCGATATCCCGCGTGATGCGCTGGTGGTGTTCACCGGCGTATCCGGCTCCGGGAAGTCGTCCCTGGCCTTTTCGACCCTGTACGCCGAAGCGCAGCGGCGCTATTTCGAGTCCGTGGCGCCGTATGCGCGGCGCCTGATCGATCAGGTCGGTGTGCCGGACGTCGACTCCATCGAAGGCCTGCCACCCGCGGTCGCCTTGCAACAACAGCGGGGCACGCCGAGCACGCGGTCTTCGGTAGGCAGCGTGACCACGTTGTCGAGCCTGATCCGCATGCTGTACTCCCGCGCCGGCAGTTATCCGCCGGGGCAGCCGATGCTGTACGCCGAAGACTTTTCGCCCAACACACCCCAAGGCGCTTGCCCGGAATGTCATGGTTTGGGGCGGGTGTATGAAGTCACCGAAGCCCTGATGGTCCCGGACCCGAGCCTGACCATTCGCCAGCGCGCGGTCGCTTCCTGGCCCACGGCGTGGCAGGGGCAGAACCTGCGGGACATCCTCGTGACCATGGGCTACGACGTCGACAAACCCTGGCGCGACCTGCCGAAAAAGCAGCGCGACTGGATTCTCTTCACCGAAGAAACCCCGACCGTTCCCGTGTATGCCGGGCTCACACCCGAAGAAACCCGAGTCGCCCTCAAGCGCAACATGGAGCCGAGTTACCAGGGCACCTTCACCGGTGCCCGGCGCTACATCCTGCACACCTTCAGTCATTCGCAAAGTGCGCTGATGAAGAAGCGTGTCTCGCAATTCATGCTCGGCAGCCCGTGCCCGGTGTGCGACGGCAAACGGCTCAAACGCGAGGCGTTGTCGGTGACGTTCGCCGGTTACGACATCGGCGAGTTGTCGCAAATGCCGTTGCTGCAAGTGGCTGAAGTGTTGAAGCCGGTGGCGGCGCACAGTTACCTCGAACAGGCCGATGTGGCGGGCGAGGTCTTGACCCACGACCAGACCCGCGAAGCCCGTGAGGAGCGAGTGGCCCACGGCGCCAGTGGCCACGCCAACGCGCCGGATGTGCGCCACACGCCCAACCTGTCGGTGGAAAAACGCCTGGCCGCGCAGCGTATCGCTCAGGATCTGCTGGAGCGGGTCAGCACGCTGACCGATCTGGGGCTCGGTTACCTGGCGCTGGAGCGCAGCACGCCGACGCTGTCGTCCGGTGAGTTGCAACGCTTGCGCCTGGCGACACAACTGGGCTCACAGCTGTTCGGGGTGATTTACGTGCTGGACGAACCGTCGGCCGGTTTGCACCCGGCGGATGGCGAAGCGCTGTTCGAAGCCTTGCAGCGCCTGAAAGCCGCGGGCAATACCTTGTTTGTGGTCGAGCATGACCTGGAAACCATGCGCCGCGCCGACTGGCTGATCGATGTGGGCCCGGCGGCGGGGGAGCATGGCGGTCGTATCCTGTACAGCGGGCCGCCGCAGGGGCTGGTCGACGTGACGAACTCGCAGACGCGCGCGTACCTGTTCGCCGATCAGGTCCGTCAGCCGCAAACCAGCCGCAAGCCGACCGATTGGCTACGGCTGGAAGGCATCACCCGCAACAACCTGAGTAATCTCAGCGTCGAGTTTCCGCTGGGCTGCTTCACTTCGGTGACCGGCGTTTCGGGGTCCGGTAAATCAAGCCTGGTCAGCCAGGCACTGCTGGAACTGGTGGGCGCACATCTCGGGCGTGGCGCGAGTGACAGCGAACCCGAGGAACTGAGCCTGGAAGACGATGCGCCGCAAGTCAGTGGCGGCCAGGTCAGCGCAGGGCTGGAATCGATCAAGCGTCTGGTGCAAGTCGATCAGAAACCCATCGGCCGCACGCCGCGCTCCAACCTGGCGACCTACACCGGGCTGTTCGACAATGTACGCAAGTTGTACGCCGCGACAGCCGAGGCGCAGGCCAAAGGCTATGACGCCGGCCAGTTCTCCTTCAACGTCGCCAAGGGCCGCTGCCCGACCTGCGAAGGCGAGGGTTTTGTCAGCGTCGAGTTGCTGTTCATGCCCAGCGTCTACGCGCCATGTCCGACTTGCCACGGTGCACGCTACAACCCCGAAACGCTGGCGATTACCTGGCAGGGGTTGAACATTGCCCAGGTGTTGCAGTTGACGGTGGACGAAGCGGTCGAGGTGTTTGTTGAGCAACCGGGCATCCGTCGCTCGCTGGAAGTGCTGCGGGATATCGGTCTGGGTTATCTGCGTCTCGGGCAGCCGGCGACCGAGTTGTCCGGCGGCGAGGCCCAACGGATCAAACTGGCTACCGAACTGCAACGCAACCAGCGCGGCGCAACCCTGTATGTGCTTGATGAGCCCACCACCGGGTTGCATCCGCGGGACGTCGATCGCTTGCTCGAACAACTGAATACGCTGGTGACGGCGGGGCACACGGTGATTGTCGTCGAACATGAAATGCGCGTGGTGGCGCAGAGTGACTGGGTGATCGACATCGGACCGGGGGCAGGGGATCAGGGTGGCAGGATTGTCGTGGCAGGGACGCCGCAGAAAGTCGCCAAGAACAAAAAAAGCCGGACGGCGCCGTTTTTGGCTCGGTTGCTTGGCTGA
- a CDS encoding DUF4142 domain-containing protein codes for MDGFNLRHLTLAVALSTSMGAAFAATSNDFVDKAAAGGIAEIETSRLALEKSASADVKEFANMMITDHSKANDELATIAKKHDIEVPDTTTLVKQAKEKILDMRDESFDAAYANNQVKAHEDTIELFKKEANTVTDDKVKGATELKAFAQKMLPGLEKHLDAAKKLQAAHPSK; via the coding sequence ATGGACGGATTCAACCTGCGCCACCTCACTTTGGCCGTAGCCTTGAGCACCAGCATGGGCGCGGCGTTCGCGGCCACTTCAAACGATTTCGTCGACAAGGCCGCCGCCGGCGGTATCGCCGAGATCGAAACCAGCCGGCTCGCCCTGGAAAAAAGCGCCTCGGCCGACGTCAAGGAATTCGCCAACATGATGATCACCGATCATTCCAAGGCGAACGATGAACTGGCGACCATCGCGAAGAAACACGACATCGAGGTGCCTGACACCACGACACTGGTGAAGCAGGCCAAGGAAAAGATTCTTGATATGCGTGACGAATCGTTCGACGCCGCGTACGCCAACAATCAGGTCAAGGCGCACGAAGACACCATCGAACTGTTCAAGAAAGAAGCCAACACCGTGACCGACGACAAAGTCAAAGGCGCCACGGAACTGAAAGCTTTCGCACAGAAAATGTTGCCGGGCCTGGAAAAGCACCTGGATGCGGCGAAAAAACTGCAAGCTGCCCATCCGAGCAAATAA
- a CDS encoding DUF465 domain-containing protein has protein sequence MPVPHDLYADLKLSKEDVQQKRTKDPLLDSLINKYSQADAEVVKAETAQSDAPSDEALKKLKEKRLQFKDKIVQQLQAPS, from the coding sequence ATGCCGGTGCCACACGACCTTTATGCGGATTTGAAACTGTCAAAGGAAGATGTCCAGCAAAAACGCACCAAGGATCCGTTACTGGATTCACTGATCAACAAGTATTCGCAGGCGGACGCCGAGGTGGTAAAGGCTGAAACCGCCCAATCGGATGCGCCCAGTGATGAGGCTCTGAAGAAGCTCAAGGAGAAGCGCTTGCAGTTCAAGGACAAGATCGTCCAACAACTTCAGGCACCGTCCTGA